The Chryseobacterium phocaeense genome includes the window CTTATATTTGTTCATTATAGATATTATGGACGCAACACAAGATAAAAGACTCTTTCTCATTGATGCCTATGCAATGATATTCAGAGGATATTACGCACTGATCAGGAATCCGAGATTAACCAGCACAGGCCTGGATACTTCAGCTATCTTTGGTTTTACGAACTCTTTGATCGAGCTGATCAGAAGAGAAAAGCCAACTCATTTGGCCGTTGTTTTTGATGTAGGACAGGCAAGTGTAAGAACTGACGATTATTCGGACTACAAAGCCAACAGAAGCGAGACTCCTGAAGCAATAAAAATTGCGGTTCCATATATTCACAGGATTCTGGAGGCGATGCATATTCCGATTTTGGGAGTGGAAGGGTATGAAGCGGATGATGTGATAGGAACCATCGCGTGTAAAGCGGAAAAAGAAGGCTATACCACTTTTATGGTGACTCCGGATAAAGATTTTGCCCAGCTGGTTACCGATAAAATTAAAATTTATAAGCCCGGCTTAAAAGGTGGCGATATTGAAATTTTGGGCGTTGAGGAAGTAAAAGCAAAATATGAAATTGAAGATCCGAAACAGGTCATTGATTTCCTTGCCATGATGGGGGATGCTGTGGATAATATTCCCGGCCTGGATGGAGTAGGTGAGAAAACAGCTATGAAATTCCTCAAGGAATTCGGGAGTATAGAAAACCTGCTGGCCAATACCGATAAGCTGAAGGGAAAACTGAAAGAAAAAGTAGAAGCTTCTGCAGAGCGCGGGATATTGTCTAAAAAATTAGCCACTATCATTTGTGATGCCCCTGTAGAATTCCATCAGGAACAGTATGATCTGGATACTCCGGATTTTGAAAAAGTAAAAGAAGTTTTTGATGAAATTGAATTCAGGAGACTTTATGAAAACCTGTACCGGGCCTTCGCTTCTGCACCTGTAGAGACCGTGGTGGTAAGTCAGGTGGAAATAAAGGAGACTCCGGCAGGTACAGAGGTGAAAGGCCAGGTAATGCAGCTTGATCTCTTCGCAAATTTTGAAGAACTGGAACAGGCGACTTCCACCAAATCCAATATCGAGCACAACGATCATCTTTATCAGTTTGTGGACAATCCGAAAGCACAGAAGGTGCTGGTCAATAATCTGTTAAAACAAAGAGCCGTTTGCTTTGATACCGAAACCACTTCATTAAACGAACTGGAAGCAGAACTTGTAGGAATGAGCTTTTCCTATAAAAAAGGCCTTGCCTATTATATTCCTTTATCCGAAGATAAGGGTGAAGTGTTGCAGACACTTGAAATCTTCAGACCGTTCTTTGAAAAAGAAGACCTTCTGAAAATAGCGCACAACCTGAAATTCGATTATAAAATATTACAACAGTATGATATTACGGTAAAAGGTGCCATGTTTGACACCATGATTGCCCATTATCTGCTGAATCCGGACGGAAGACACGGAATGGATTATCTTTCCGAAGTATACCTGAATTACAAACCCGTTTCCATTGAAACCATTATCGGGAAAAAAGGAAAAAAACAGGGCACGTTCAGAGATGCGGACCTGAGAACACAGACCGATTATGCGGCAGAAGATGCAGATGTAACTTTCCAGTTGTACGAGCTGTTTGCACCACAGCTGAAAAAGGAGAACCTTGAAGATCTTTTCTTTAAAATAGAAATGCCATTGATGGAAGTTCTTGCCAAAATGGAGCTTTCGGGAATTTCTTTAGATGAAAAATGGCTGGCACAGGAGAGTATAGATCTTGAAAATGATCTGAGACAGCTGGAAACCAAAATTTTTGAACTTTCCGGGGAAGAATTCAATATGAATTCGCCAAAACAGCTTGGGGAAATCCTGTTCGAGAAAATGCAGCTGGATCCTAAAGCCAAGAAAACAAAAACAGGACAGTATGCCACTTCTGAAGATGTTTTGCAGAAGCTTTCCTCAAAACATGAAATCATCAAGCATATCCTGGAATACAGAACCTATCAGAAATTAAAATCAACCTATGTAGATGCCCTGCCATCGCAGATTGATAAGCAGGACAAGAGGGTACATACCAATTTCTCCCAGACTACGGCTGCAACCGGCCGACTGGCGAGCGTAAATCCAAACCTTCAGAACATCCCGATCAGAACCGTCCGCGGACAGCAGATTCGGGGTGCCTTTGTGTCCGGAGAAGGAAAAAAAATCATCTCTGCCGACTACTCACAGATCGAACTTCGACTGATCGCCGAGATTTCGGGAGAAGGAAATATGATCCAGGCTTTCCAGGATGGCGAAGATATTCATGCTTCTACGGCGGCAAAACTCTTTAAAATTCCTCTGGAAGAAGTTTCCAAAACCCAGAGAAGCCAGGCTAAAACCGTGAATTTTGGAATTATATACGGACAGGGAGCTTTTGCGTTGGCAGAGCAGACCGGACTTTCCAGAACGGAAGCGAAGCAGATGATCGAAGCCTATTTTGAAACCTATCCGAAATTAAAGGAATATATGGCGGAACAGGTGAGTAAAGCCCGTCAGGTGGGGTATGTGGAAACTATTCTAGGAAGAAAACGTCATTTGAAGGATATTAATTCCAATAATTTTGTGGTAAGAGGCCATGCGGAAAGAAATGCCGTAAACGCCCCGGTTCAGGGAAGTGCGGCGGATGTCGTAAAACTGGCCATGATCAAAATTGACCAGGAACTTACAGCACAGCAGCTGCAGACCAGAATGCTTCTTCAGGTGCATGACGAACTTATATTTGAATCTCCGGCAGAAGAGATTGAAGCCGCATCAAAACTGATCAAAACCGAAATGGAAAGCGCTTTGGAAACAAAGGTTCCGTTGCTGGTAGAAGTAGGAGTGGGGAATAACTGGCTGGAAGCGCATTAAATAAATAGTACAAAATATGGTAAGGTGGGTTTTTAGCTCACCTTATTTTTTTATTTCGTCATTGGGGAAATTGTATAAATAAAATCCTGTAAAATAAAAAAGAAGACTAACACTTTAGCCTTCCCAAACTTTCTGCTTTATGCAGCAAATTTTTTGTAATCATTTTTCACCTCATCGATTTTACCTTCGCTTGTTTTTTTAAGGCCCGTATTCCAGAAGAATGGTTATTTCATTCAAACGAATACGCGGTAAAGATATTAAGTATAAATTTCCCACAAAATACTACTTTTGGGGTAGTTTTGTAGTGAAATAAAAAAAATTACCCATCGACGTCATCATATATATTCCGTACAATATCATCAGGAGAAGCTGTTTCAAATACATATTTTTCCTTTTTAATGAAGATGGTTTTGGATTTTGAAGGCATTTCTTCGTCCAGGGTATTGATCACATCATGGGTCACTTTTCCCTTCAAAGGCTGATAAAACAGGGCAGAATGGGATCCTGCTCCCATATTGTATGTCTCAAGATAAATTAAAATAAGTTCACCATCCATATACCTGAACCTGCTGAACTGATTTCCATAAGGTCCGGCATCATACAGATCAATATGCAGTTCTCCTTCTTTAATGGAAATATCTTCCGGGTCATGCATCTTATATCCAGCTTCGTTGTACTCATCGGGTAAAACGGTGTCTGAAGTTTTGTACAGACGATAAATCTGATCTTTATTTTTCAAAAGAATCAGCATTTTTCTTGCCGCAAGGGTATCATCTTTTTTCCGGATAATTAGTGCAGCGTCAGTCAGGCCATCCAGATTAAGATCTCCTTTTGCATCATATTGAATCTCATAACCGTGCGGAACGAGGTCAGATGGTTTTTTTTCGCTGTCAGATGCCTGTTGCTGTTCAGAAAAATGATTCAGTGAGTCACTTTTTACATTTTTTGCAGGAAGGGTATTGTTTTTATTGCCTGTCTCCGGTTTTTTCTCTTTTTTACAGGAGTAGAGCACCAGAAGGCATAAAGTAAGCAGCAGGAGATTTCTTTTCAAGGTTTTGTTTTTTGGTGTGGTGAATTTGCTTAATAATGCAGGATAATAAGCAAAATTACTATTTAGAAACTATATTCTTCATTGAAGTAAATTAGTTTTGTGTCATTTTACGGCCCTCTTCAGTAATTATTTTGTTTCACCAAGATAATAAAATTATATTTTTCGTATTAACCTGATCAAAGCAAGATCATCTGTTGGTTTTAGACCATAATGATGTTCCAGTTTTTTTAGCTTTTTATTCAGCATTTCTTCTGTTTCGTCCTGTGAGGAATCGGTTATCAAATATTTAACTGGATCAATTTTTTCGTCATGATCCGTTATTTTGATTGGAGAAAAAGTCAGAATACCATCGGTAGCGATAGAAACATCCTTCAGTTTATCAAAGAATACTTTCTGATTCTGGCGGGCATACCAGGTGTCATAATTTTCATGAAGATGATAAGCCATATAATCAGGTTTATTATCTCTGTCGAATTCTGTTATTTTTCCATTAACATTAATTACGCCATCACCAACTGACAGAATAATACCCTTATCATTCTTAATATTATATAGAAGAATGGTTACTGTTGTTAAAAGTTCTTTTTCATCAAGCATAAGCCTGTTTTTGGTTGATACCAGCTCATTGAATAGATTTTCAACAATTTCTTTCAGTTCTTCTTCCAAATCTTTTGGACAGGACTTTTCATAAAGCTCCTGATAACCTTTTTCAATTGCAGTTTTTCGCAGGATTTTCCCTGTAAGGGTTGAGGCAAAATGACTATCCATGGCTGTTGAGCAACCGTCCATCACAGCACATATGATCTTATCGGATCCAATTTTTTTTATGATTAAATCATCTTCACAGTGATGGGTATGATAATCTCCCATTTGAAGAGTAGAATAAATATTCATTGACCGTAAAAATAGTTTTATTTTTTAAGTCCTAAAATCATTGCTGATTTATGTTATTTATTTTCCGGATATTTTCTTCACTTCCTCAATTTCCTTTTCCATTCTTTCCTCCCATCCTTTTCCATTCCTTTTTTCCAGATAGACATCAGTGAGCTCGTTGTATTTTTCCTGAGCTTTAAGGTCTATACGATCAACAGTACAACCCGTATTCTTTGAAGTAGTTCCATACTTTCTGTAAATGCTGTCAATGAGTCTTGCTGTTTTTTCATCATAGGCAGGTAGGACGAAACCTCCGTATCTGTGAACAATCAGATCATTTTTAATATCCTTTTCAGCTTCCCTGATATAATCATTTTCCAGCTTCGTCAGTTCTTTTTTGTTTTTGATATATCCATCTGCAGCTATATACACGAAAAATGCCACAGCCAGTAAATTAACAATGGGAAATACACTTAAAAATTTACTTTTAAAGTTCAGTTTTTTAAAGTCCAGACTGCTGATCAGGAAGGAAGCCAGTGCAGTCACCGCAAAAACTGCCGGAAGGTATTGGATCTGAGACTCCCTGATCAGATACCATAGGTCAAACTGCATAGGATAATTGAGAAAATAAGATTCCCCGATATACACTATGGTTACAAGCAATATGATCAAGACATTGAAAGCAATAAGTTTTTTGTACATAGCAGAAATCTTAGCTTACTTAAAAATAAGATTTTCTTCTGATAATTTACGATTTTCGCTTACTTTTATTGATGAATGGTTAAGGTTGGAGCGGGTGGATCTATTGATGATCTGTTTTTGTATAGCTGATCTCTTCATCAGCAGGTTTGGATAGCCTGCAATTTTCCGGAGTCAGGTCAATAAGATCGAAAAAGAAATGGAAAGTATAATTCCTGCCATTGAGCAGTTTGGTATATTGTATGGTTTCTTTAATGGGGATAGTATACATATACTTTTCTCCCGGCCTTAGCTTTACAGTTTTTCTGATACAGTCGGTAAAACAATCTACATCAGCTATATACCTTATTTTATTTTCACCGCTGTTGGTATTTTCCCGGATGTTTTCAAGCTGCAGCCTGTATGGAGAATAATGTTTATTGATTTTCACTTTTTTAGTCCCTGCATTGATAACGGAAATTTCCACAATTCCTTTGGTTTGAAGGCTGGCAGTACTTGATTCAAGTTTTAATATACATTTATCCTGTCCGTAAACAAGTGATGCGTAAGATATCATCAAAATAAAAAACAACTGTCTCATGATCGTTTATTAAGTCTAAGGTACTTAAAAATAGGAATAATCTGAAGTCTTTCAAAACAAAGAAGGACCACAAAACTCATGATAAGTTGTAATGATCCTTTATGTATTAAACCATTTGCAAAGCTAGATATTATATTCTATCTCGCCGATATAGTATAAAGCATATTCCTCATCGTTCACAGAAACCGGCTTGGGAATCACATGCCTGCTGGTGAAAATAATGGCATTCACCGGAGTTTCCAGACCCAGCTCATTGATCTTTCGTTCAACAGCCGGAAGCCATTGGTCTGCATAGGAATAATCTGTAAATTTTTCATAGATGCCTAAACTTTCCTCTTCAAAACCATACTCTGCAAAATCGTAATCAAACCACTGTATGTGTTGTGATTCTGCGAATTTTGAAACATACAGGTCTTCATTTTCTTCTTCCGTATAATACCTTTCATCCTCTTCCACAAAATCATAAAAATCTTCCTCATTTTTAAAATATCCCAGCCAAAAGTGTGAAATCTCTTTCTCCATAAATTATTTTTTTAAGTATAATGTTTCTTATTGTAATCTTTTTAATTGCCCACTTTCATGAATCACTTTTTCAAGTCTTGAAAGTCTTGTTTTTTCCTGTTTGGCACTCATCAGCCAGTGAATGATCGTCCTTTTGTAAGAAGGAGCCTGTTTTTCAAAAAATTCCCAGGCGTTTTTATAAGTTTTAAACTGTTGTTCATATAAAGGATCAAGAATAATATGCTCTGCTTCATGAGAATAGATTCCTGTTTTATCCTCTTTTCTTGCTTCAAATGCTTTTTGCCCTGCAGGGGTCATCAGCCCGGCTTTGATAAGTTCTTCAACTTTTTTAATGTTGATCAGGCTCCAATTACTGTTCGGCTTTCTTGGGGTAAAACGGTTGGAAAAGCTTTCGGCATCCAAAGACCTCCGGACACCATCTATCCATCCGAAGCACAGGGCCTGATCCACAGATTCGGACCAGTTCATCGAAGGTTTCCCGGTGCTTTTTTTATAGAAGCCCACCAGAATTTCTTTTTCCCGGGTATGGTTTTCTTCCAACCACTTTCTGAATTCTTCCTTGGTGGCAAAAAATATTGGGGTCATGGTGAATCTGTTTGCTGATACTAAAATGTAATATTACAAAACTTTTCTTGTAAATCGGAATTTTAAGCCACAACAAAAGCAACAGCAGCATAAAAATAGGGCGATACATTTTTTTATTGTAATTTTATTAATGTAAAACCCTGCACCATGGAATTTCTTCAGGATCATTATGCGGTTCAGAATGAGCTGCTGCTCATACTTATCTCTGTCCTTCTCGGGCTGCTGATCGGTGCTGAGCGCGAATACCGGAACAAATCAGCGGGATTGCGAACCTTTATCCTGGTGTGTTTCGGATCCTGCCTCTTTACAATTCTTTCCATTAAAATAGGAGTAGAAAACCCGGACCGTCTGGCAGCCAATATCATCACCGGAATAGGTTTCCTGGGGGCAGGGGTAATTTTTAAAGGGGATAATAAGATAGACGGAATCACTACAGCAACTACCATCTGGGCGACTGCTTCAATAGGGATGGCGGTAGGCTCCGGATATGTTTATCTTTCCCTTCTGGGAACGGCACTGGTACTCCTGATTCTGAGTGCACTCATCTATCTTCAGGGGTTTATAGACGGCAGCCATAAAATCATAGAATATAAAATAGTCGTAAGCACATCAGAGGATATCAAACACTGTGAAAAAATATTTAAGGATCATCACCTGAAATCCTTTATGCTGAAACTGCAATATACACAGGAAAGCATCTCTGTAACCTGGAGACTGACAGGAAAGCATTCCAGGCATGATGAGGTGGTGAAAAGCCTTATTGACGATCCGAAAATTAAAGCGTATCAGTTTTAGAAAGTTCAAAAAAATAAAGGCCTGAGCCTTTATTTTTTCTTGAAAATATATAAATCCTTATTAGGTCCGGTAATTTCCTTACCGTCCATATCCAGCTGGAAAAGCTTATTTTCGCCTACTTTATATTTGTAGCTGGCTGTTTTTCCTTTTAACGTAATTATGCTTCCGGCAGCATCCCATTCAAATGTTCCTTTATCTTCACTTTTAGAATTCCGGTCGATATACTCCTCCGTAATAGTGAATGTTTTGTTATTGTTAAGCGTAAGGGAAGTCTTAATTCCCGGACAGTCAGCACAAGGGACTACCGCTTCGTACGTTCCGGGCCAGTCCAGAGAATTTTCCGAAGTATCACCGGCCGCAGTTGGAGTTGCTTTCGTAATACTGTCAGAAGGTGTGGCTTGCACTGTCGCAGAGTCTGTTGTGCCGGCAGTAGTTTCAGTGGTTTTTTCTTTTTGATTACACGAGGTTAGGAATACTGCAGAAGCAATTCCCAAAATGAACAATTTGCTATTCATCATGATACAATAATTTAGATATATTAATAATTTAAGTGCTTTATCGGGAACAAAAACTGAGCCATTGGAGGGGAGGGGGGAGTCAGAGGGTTTTTAGTGTGATAGAGTTTGAGAGTTTGAGAGTTTGTTGGGTTATGAGTTATGAGTTATGAGTTATGAGTGCGAGATTGGAGATTGACAGTTTAAATGTGGGAGTGTTTAGAGCTCCCGGAATATCTGATCACCGACAAATACCCGGTGGCTGAAGCCCTCGAAGCCACCATCAATAAAACAACCCGGTCTACAGTCTGACATCTGACATCTGATATCTGATATCTTGTTTCTTTACTCTTGGTTCTTAGCTCCTCACTCTCATCCCCAACATTCATTCCTCCCAAACAAACCCAACTTTCCCACGCATTTCATAAGGCATATGTATAATATTCTTTGTAAATTGGGGCAAAATTTTGATTATGACAAAAAAGATACTTTTATCCGTATTTCTTTTGCCGGCCGCAATGGCATTTGCACAACAGTATGGCGGAATGTGGATTCCCACTGAGCTGAATGAAAAAGAAATGAAGGACTTGGGAATGAAAATCTCTGCCAAAGATATTTTCAATACCCAGAAACCGAGCATAAAAGATGCAGTAGTACAGTTTAACGGCGGATGTACTGCCGAAATTATTTCGCCTAAAGGACTATTACTGACCAACCACCACTGCGGGTATGGGCAGATCCAGGCACATTCCACGGTTCAGAATGACCTTCTTTCCAATGGATTTTGGGCAAAAAATCCCGAAGGAGAACTTCCTAATCCGGGGGTAAAAGTAGATTTTATTGTAGATATCAAAGAAGTTTCGGATCAGATCCTGGAAGGAACGGATAACCTCCTTGAACCTGAATATACGAAGAAGATCAATAAAAATATTGAGGTTTACAAAAACTCTCAGAAAATAGAATCTTACCAGTCGATCATTGTAAAACCAATGTACTACGGTAACAAATATTATGCATACACTACCGAAACCTATAAAGATATCCGTTTGGTAGGGGCACCGCCTCAGAGCATCGGCAAATTCGGAAGTGATACGGACAACTGGGTTTGGCCGAGACATACCGGAGATTTCTCTATGTTCAGAATTTATGCTGGGAAAGACAACAAGCCTGCGGAATATTCAAAAGACAATGTCCCTTACATTCCGAAACACTATCTTCCGGTTTCTATAAAGGATAAAGCTGAAAACGATTTTACTTTTGTATTCGGATTCCCTGGAAGAACTACAGAATATCTTCCTGCCGTAGCGGTGGAGAAGATTGTAACGGACATCGATCCTGCAAGAATCGCCGTTCGTGAGGTGGCTCTGAAAACATTGGATGAGAAAATGCGTGTTGACAGTGAAACCCGTATCAAATATGCTTCCAAGTATGCTTCAGTTGCCAACTACTGGAAAAAATGGATCGGGGAAGTTGAAGGTCTGAAAAAATCCAATGCAGTAGAGAAAAAAGTAATGTATGAAGG containing:
- a CDS encoding FEKKY domain-containing protein, whose translation is MYKKLIAFNVLIILLVTIVYIGESYFLNYPMQFDLWYLIRESQIQYLPAVFAVTALASFLISSLDFKKLNFKSKFLSVFPIVNLLAVAFFVYIAADGYIKNKKELTKLENDYIREAEKDIKNDLIVHRYGGFVLPAYDEKTARLIDSIYRKYGTTSKNTGCTVDRIDLKAQEKYNELTDVYLEKRNGKGWEERMEKEIEEVKKISGK
- a CDS encoding MgtC/SapB family protein, which translates into the protein MEFLQDHYAVQNELLLILISVLLGLLIGAEREYRNKSAGLRTFILVCFGSCLFTILSIKIGVENPDRLAANIITGIGFLGAGVIFKGDNKIDGITTATTIWATASIGMAVGSGYVYLSLLGTALVLLILSALIYLQGFIDGSHKIIEYKIVVSTSEDIKHCEKIFKDHHLKSFMLKLQYTQESISVTWRLTGKHSRHDEVVKSLIDDPKIKAYQF
- a CDS encoding protein phosphatase 2C domain-containing protein — encoded protein: MNIYSTLQMGDYHTHHCEDDLIIKKIGSDKIICAVMDGCSTAMDSHFASTLTGKILRKTAIEKGYQELYEKSCPKDLEEELKEIVENLFNELVSTKNRLMLDEKELLTTVTILLYNIKNDKGIILSVGDGVINVNGKITEFDRDNKPDYMAYHLHENYDTWYARQNQKVFFDKLKDVSIATDGILTFSPIKITDHDEKIDPVKYLITDSSQDETEEMLNKKLKKLEHHYGLKPTDDLALIRLIRKI
- a CDS encoding copper resistance protein NlpE, giving the protein MMNSKLFILGIASAVFLTSCNQKEKTTETTAGTTDSATVQATPSDSITKATPTAAGDTSENSLDWPGTYEAVVPCADCPGIKTSLTLNNNKTFTITEEYIDRNSKSEDKGTFEWDAAGSIITLKGKTASYKYKVGENKLFQLDMDGKEITGPNKDLYIFKKK
- a CDS encoding immunity 22 family protein — its product is MEKEISHFWLGYFKNEEDFYDFVEEDERYYTEEENEDLYVSKFAESQHIQWFDYDFAEYGFEEESLGIYEKFTDYSYADQWLPAVERKINELGLETPVNAIIFTSRHVIPKPVSVNDEEYALYYIGEIEYNI
- the polA gene encoding DNA polymerase I, yielding MDATQDKRLFLIDAYAMIFRGYYALIRNPRLTSTGLDTSAIFGFTNSLIELIRREKPTHLAVVFDVGQASVRTDDYSDYKANRSETPEAIKIAVPYIHRILEAMHIPILGVEGYEADDVIGTIACKAEKEGYTTFMVTPDKDFAQLVTDKIKIYKPGLKGGDIEILGVEEVKAKYEIEDPKQVIDFLAMMGDAVDNIPGLDGVGEKTAMKFLKEFGSIENLLANTDKLKGKLKEKVEASAERGILSKKLATIICDAPVEFHQEQYDLDTPDFEKVKEVFDEIEFRRLYENLYRAFASAPVETVVVSQVEIKETPAGTEVKGQVMQLDLFANFEELEQATSTKSNIEHNDHLYQFVDNPKAQKVLVNNLLKQRAVCFDTETTSLNELEAELVGMSFSYKKGLAYYIPLSEDKGEVLQTLEIFRPFFEKEDLLKIAHNLKFDYKILQQYDITVKGAMFDTMIAHYLLNPDGRHGMDYLSEVYLNYKPVSIETIIGKKGKKQGTFRDADLRTQTDYAAEDADVTFQLYELFAPQLKKENLEDLFFKIEMPLMEVLAKMELSGISLDEKWLAQESIDLENDLRQLETKIFELSGEEFNMNSPKQLGEILFEKMQLDPKAKKTKTGQYATSEDVLQKLSSKHEIIKHILEYRTYQKLKSTYVDALPSQIDKQDKRVHTNFSQTTAATGRLASVNPNLQNIPIRTVRGQQIRGAFVSGEGKKIISADYSQIELRLIAEISGEGNMIQAFQDGEDIHASTAAKLFKIPLEEVSKTQRSQAKTVNFGIIYGQGAFALAEQTGLSRTEAKQMIEAYFETYPKLKEYMAEQVSKARQVGYVETILGRKRHLKDINSNNFVVRGHAERNAVNAPVQGSAADVVKLAMIKIDQELTAQQLQTRMLLQVHDELIFESPAEEIEAASKLIKTEMESALETKVPLLVEVGVGNNWLEAH
- a CDS encoding YdeI/OmpD-associated family protein, which translates into the protein MTPIFFATKEEFRKWLEENHTREKEILVGFYKKSTGKPSMNWSESVDQALCFGWIDGVRRSLDAESFSNRFTPRKPNSNWSLINIKKVEELIKAGLMTPAGQKAFEARKEDKTGIYSHEAEHIILDPLYEQQFKTYKNAWEFFEKQAPSYKRTIIHWLMSAKQEKTRLSRLEKVIHESGQLKRLQ